The genomic segment TGCGTTCTCGTTGCGTTCAGGCAGCTGGTACCAGGCGGTGGTCACTTCGGCGGGGAACTGCGGGCCGTCTGTGTAGGAGCCCAAGACGGGGACCTTGGTGTAGTCCAAGCCGAAGGGGAGACGTGCGCGAGAGCCGTTGACACCAACGTCACCACGCACACCACCAGAGGTGCCAGTGGACTGTCCGGCGGCGTCGCCACTGGAGGTGTCATCGTCGGTGGAACCTGCGATGGATCCAGCTGCTTCCCCGCCCGAGTCAACGCCTTCAGCAGAGATGGAGGTGGGCACGTTGTTGGCATCGAAGCCGCGGTTATCTCCAATTTCTAGGGAGGATCCTAGTGGTGTTCCGTCAGCAGGGGTGAGGAAGGATTCGTTGGAGTTGGTTTCAAGCATGGCGTCATTGGCCAAGGCGCAGGTATTACCAGTCAGCGCACGCAGGTTGCCAAGCCCCACGGAATAGGCGGGGTACTGCGTGACAAAGCCTTTGGTCAGTGACAGCAGGGAGAACACCACCACAACAGCCGAAACCACGGCAATGGGGGCGGCGGCAACACCAGCGAATTTCATTTGGTTGCGTTGACGTTTGGCGTTGAGTTGCTGCACCGTTCCTTCGGTTTCGGCGCGGGCGGTCTGGACGTCGCCAGCAAAAGACTGGATGGCGGCCGCCAGCAGCACAAGCAGTGCGATAACTAGCATTACTGTGGATGCTTCAATGTGGCGGTATTGGATGGATTTATCAAACCAGGGGATGCCAAAGCTTGAAATGTACCACCAGCCGTTGGTGCCGGACAGAGAGAAGGCCAGCACAAACAGGATCACACCGATGAAAAGCGTGCGGTTACGTGCGGACCGCATGGCCATGTGTGACACGGCCACCGCAGCGAGCGCTGCCAGCGCGGCACCGATACCCGCGTACACACCGAAGTGGTGAGTCCACTTGGTGGGGGTGAACATCATGAAGAACATGGTGCCGAAGAACACCATCATCAACCGGTTCGACGGGCCTGCGTCGGATCCCGGCACGCTGCGGTTGCGCAGCACAGAAGCCAACACCAACCCCAGGCACAGCAGCATCATCAGCACAGCAAAACGCCGGGTAAACGAGCCGTCCACCGTCTGTTGCATCAGGGTTTGGTAGCGAGCCCATTCCTGGTACCACGACAAAGCCGGTCCAATAGCGGACCGCACGCGTGTGGATTCGCGCACCGTGGCCAGCGTTTGATCACCAAACACCGCTAACAAAATAGCCGTTCCCGATGCCAGGAATGGTGCCGTCATGGCCAGCACACCCTCAATTTTCGCGCCTCTCGACGCCTCGGGGCCAGCATCCAGCAGCGGCAACCTGCGGTACACAATCTTGATCAAGCTAGACAATGCCGCAAGCAGCGCCGCGACAGCCATCAAACCAGTCGGGCCGGCACCCAAGGAGACTGTTGCAATGATGACGCCTACAGCAGCGGGCAGCAGTCGACGTGTCGCAATGGCGCGCTCCATGCACACCCACGTCAACAGCGCGCCCAACGCAATCACAGGCTCCGGGCGCAGGCCATTGTTGTAGACCATCCAGAAGCCCAGGAATGAAAACGCCGCCGTCCAATGCGCCACCTTGCGCGCATTAATCTTCTCACCCATGCGTGGCAGCACCTCACGGGAAATCACCCACCACGTCAAAATGCCAGCGACAAACTCCGGTAATCGCATCCACACAGAGGCTGTGGAGACGTGAGTTAATAAGGCCAGCAAGTCATAATATGGCGAACCAAACGGGGCTTCAGATACGCCGAACCAGCGGTAATAGTTCGCCATGTAGGTAGCGTTATCGGCAACGCGGGCCATGGTCAGCAGGTAACCAT from the Corynebacterium durum genome contains:
- a CDS encoding arabinosyltransferase domain-containing protein, whose product is MPEKPSETAPRWVKRLAIVSGLLGFVLFVLTPFMPVNQTQSSFSWPQQNQLNSITAPLISYAPQSIEASIPLQSLQDMNPDQSMVLSTLPADSKDATTRGLFVRYSESGLDVVVRNKVPLELNREQINALPPGAVLQISSTEESTVASIPGARDSSGEEYRGELKGDERPQLTGIYTELANTPANTASLIDAGLNVQVEINSRFTSSPSIWKYMSMYGGLVMLVASLWALKRMDRLDGQGHRKVLPNGWFRPRLLDAIVIVVLVYWYIIGANTSDDGYLLTMARVADNATYMANYYRWFGVSEAPFGSPYYDLLALLTHVSTASVWMRLPEFVAGILTWWVISREVLPRMGEKINARKVAHWTAAFSFLGFWMVYNNGLRPEPVIALGALLTWVCMERAIATRRLLPAAVGVIIATVSLGAGPTGLMAVAALLAALSSLIKIVYRRLPLLDAGPEASRGAKIEGVLAMTAPFLASGTAILLAVFGDQTLATVRESTRVRSAIGPALSWYQEWARYQTLMQQTVDGSFTRRFAVLMMLLCLGLVLASVLRNRSVPGSDAGPSNRLMMVFFGTMFFMMFTPTKWTHHFGVYAGIGAALAALAAVAVSHMAMRSARNRTLFIGVILFVLAFSLSGTNGWWYISSFGIPWFDKSIQYRHIEASTVMLVIALLVLLAAAIQSFAGDVQTARAETEGTVQQLNAKRQRNQMKFAGVAAAPIAVVSAVVVVFSLLSLTKGFVTQYPAYSVGLGNLRALTGNTCALANDAMLETNSNESFLTPADGTPLGSSLEIGDNRGFDANNVPTSISAEGVDSGGEAAGSIAGSTDDDTSSGDAAGQSTGTSGGVRGDVGVNGSRARLPFGLDYTKVPVLGSYTDGPQFPAEVTTAWYQLPERNENAPLLVVSAAGRIEHHDISGVHQDGQELAVEYGVRQPDGTVTDTGSVEPLDIGPAPSWRNLRVPMDQIPANANVVRVVASDTSLNPEQWLAFTPPRVPTLESLNTVIGSSNPGLLDWSVALQFPCQRTFDHYAGVTEIPEYRIAPDHPGKVTLSPWQDYNGGGALGVAEAINSSIEVPSYLRNDWGRDWGSIERYHLRTNSRGVAPTEAIIDYQEIHRSGLWTPGRMKIND